The proteins below are encoded in one region of Ostrea edulis chromosome 3, xbOstEdul1.1, whole genome shotgun sequence:
- the LOC125675500 gene encoding E3 UFM1-protein ligase 1-like isoform X1 → MADWEEVKRLAADFQRAQLSSTKQKLSERNVIEIVAKLMELKLIDVIHTLDGKEYLTHQELAKEVQDELVIHGGRINLVDLQQILNVDFRHIEDKVTEMVKQDRSLMLVLGQLMDRNYLDSMAEEVNDKLQDKGYLTMVEITKQYDLPSDFVASHIRDRVGKIIKGKLDSQDKDVIYTGTFINRMKSQIRGALSAVTRPTTVTMVMQRYGFQERLFFSILEEHVHTGRLKGSLVGRQEKMIYIPDIYTRAQNEWVDNFYKQNGYLEYDNLVRLGISDPKTFIKKRFKSDPIVYLKRVCVGSGLIDQIEASIEEAVSTDGYSDVMPLLPSMFSEEDCHLLLQECVKKQTDAIICCDTIVTSQKYISKWKQPFMSLVTEKAEKDARSNPQLFLAEEKKGASSRFVMEEGSKEDRKDQRKKKQAKLSPSWLIEVAPGCYQMVVKGSTKSGGGNQGREVKMKATKKKYLKGRGDQGGDSDEEEVSRPRHTEIQFMTVEEITEELQKQSELRDCPEDFITEIATQIQRPLNKDYQQRALETLRSTVTQSSGSGKRKTHTDLQERITGLWTNVLLFEKGTKSFPEETEVLLTKHLLKTVCSDITNIIVIALVNEHMLSTSEEEETLTPESRAKLISKLPDGVQQNATRLNSSLSGKALDEFYKQLDVLCGPEHLGILLRKPDKRKERQLIFNHRQSLLDHIQRETDPAMLLHLSVVVLFQTFTSNIIHAPGKYVPQIITFLKQYLAPESHQLLVRMQDLVIQQMKLQGEDKDSSEVTAELDQLKPQVVDVAIKTKKTSQKQEEEK, encoded by the exons ATGGCAGACTGGGAAGAAGTGAAACGTCTGGCGGCTGATTTTCAGCGAGCCCAGCTGAGCAGCACAAAGCAAAA ATTATCGGAAAGGAATGTGATTGAAATTGTTGCCAAGTTGATGGAGCTAAAGTTAATAGATGTAATTCACACATTGGATGGCAAGGAGTATCTCACTCATCAAGAGTTAGCCAAGGAAGTTCAGGATGAATTGGTTATACATGGAG GGAGGATCAATTTGGTAGACCTGCAGCAGATTCTGAATGTTGATTTTCGACACATTGAAGACAAAGTCACAGAGATGGTAAAACAGGATCGGAGCCTAATGTTGGTTCTAGGTCAGCTCATGGACAG gAACTACCTCGACAGCATGGCAGAAGAAGTGAATGACAAACTCCAGGACAAGGGCTACCTGACAATGGTGGAAATCACTAAACAATACGATTTACCGTCAGACTTTGTGGCATCC CACATTAGAGACAGAGTTGGAAAGATTATAAAAGGAAAGCTGGACTCCCAGGACAAGGACGTGATTTACACAGGAACCTTCATCAACAGAATGAAGTCACAGATCAGGGGAGCTCTTAGTGCGGTCACGAG ACCAACAACTGTCACCATGGTAATGCAGCGATACGGATTCCAAGAAAGGCTCTTCTTCT CTATTTTGGAGGAACACGTTCATACTGGCCGATTGAAAGGAAGTCTGGTGGGCAGACAGGAAAAGATGATATATATTCCTGACATCTACACCAGGGCACAGAATGAATGGGTGGACAACTTCTACAAGCAAAATGGCTACCTAG aATATGACAATTTGGTGCGACTTGGAATCTCTGATCCGAAAACTTTCATTAAGAAGCGATTCAAATCTGACCCCATTGTTTACTTGAAGCGTGTATGTGTGGGTAGTGGTCTGATAGACCAGATTGAGGCTTCGATAGAGGAAGCGGTCAGCACGGACGGGTATTCCGATGTCATG CCTCTGCTGCCGTCCATGTTCTCTGAGGAGGATTGTCATCTTCTGCTCCAGGAGTGCGTCAAGAAGCAGACGGACGCCATTATATGCTGTGATACCATAGTAACCAGTCAGAAATACATATCCAAATGGAAGCAGCCTTTTATGTCTCTAGTCACAGAAAAAGCAGAGAAG GATGCTAGAAGTAACCCACAGCTATTTCTGGCAGAGGAGAAGAAAGGAGCATCATCGAGGTTTGTGATGGAGGAGGGGTCAAAGGAGGACAGGAAAGATCAACGGAAGAAAAAACAAGCTA AGTTATCTCCCTCTTGGCTGATAGAGGTCGCACCCGGGTGTTACCAAATGGTGGTAAAAG GTTCAACTAAAAGTGGGGGAGGAAACCAAGGTCGAGAGGTCAAGATGAAGGCCACCAAGAAGAAATACCTTAAAGGCCGTGGGGATCAGGGAGGGGACTCCGACGAGGAGGAAGTGTCACGCCCCCGACACACAGAAATACAGTTCATGACTGTGGAAGAGATCACAGAGGAACTTCAGAAACAATCCGAGTTGCGGGATTGTCCGGAGGACTTCATCACCGAAATCGCTACACAAATACAAAG ACCATTAAACAAAGACTATCAACAGAGGGCTTTAGAGACACTGAGGTCCACAGTGACACAGAGCTCCGGATCAGGGAAGAGGAAGACCCACACTGACCTACAGGAGAGGATCACAGGACTCTGGACCAATGTCCTGCTGTTTGAGAAAGGAACCAAATCTTTCCCAG AGGAGACTGAAGTTCTTCTGACCAAGCATCTACTGAAGACTGTGTGTAGTGACATTACGAACATTATTGTAATTGCTCTTGTGAATGAACACATGTTGTCCACATCTGAAGAGGAGGAAACCTTAACCCCAGAG tCTCGGGCCAAGCTGATCAGTAAACTGCCTGATGGTGTTCAACAGAATGCAACCAGACTGAACAGCTCCCTGAGTGGAAAG GCATTGGATGAGTTTTACAAGCAATTAGACGTACTCTGTGGCCCAGAACACCTCGGAATTCTTCTGAGAAAACCcgacaaacgaaaagaaag ACAACTGATTTTTAATCACCGCCAGTCCCTTCTGGATCATATTCAACGAGAAACAGATCCTGCCATGTTGCTACACCTGTCCGTAGTCGTTCTGTTCCAGACTTTTACCTCCAACATCATTCATGCCCCAGGGAAATATGTCCCCCAAATCATTACCTTTCTGAAGCAATACCTAGCTCCAGAGTCCCACCAGTTGCTTGTACGCATGCAGG ACCTGGTTATTCAGCAGATGAAACTGCAGGGTGAAGACAAGGATAGTTCAGAGGTCACAGCAGAATTAGATCAGCTGAAACCACAGGTGGTAGACGTCGCCATAAAGACAAAGAAAACATCACAGAAACAggaagaagaaaagtga
- the LOC125675500 gene encoding E3 UFM1-protein ligase 1-like isoform X2, translating into MADWEEVKRLAADFQRAQLSSTKQKLSERNVIEIVAKLMELKLIDVIHTLDGKEYLTHQELAKEVQDELVIHGGRINLVDLQQILNVDFRHIEDKVTEMVKQDRSLMLVLGQLMDRNYLDSMAEEVNDKLQDKGYLTMVEITKQYDLPSDFVASHIRDRVGKIIKGKLDSQDKDVIYTGTFINRMKSQIRGALSAVTRPTTVTMVMQRYGFQERLFFSILEEHVHTGRLKGSLVGRQEKMIYIPDIYTRAQNEWVDNFYKQNGYLEYDNLVRLGISDPKTFIKKRFKSDPIVYLKRVCVGSGLIDQIEASIEEAVSTDGYSDVMPLLPSMFSEEDCHLLLQECVKKQTDAIICCDTIVTSQKYISKWKQPFMSLVTEKAEKDARSNPQLFLAEEKKGASSRFVMEEGSKEDRKDQRKKKQASSTKSGGGNQGREVKMKATKKKYLKGRGDQGGDSDEEEVSRPRHTEIQFMTVEEITEELQKQSELRDCPEDFITEIATQIQRPLNKDYQQRALETLRSTVTQSSGSGKRKTHTDLQERITGLWTNVLLFEKGTKSFPEETEVLLTKHLLKTVCSDITNIIVIALVNEHMLSTSEEEETLTPESRAKLISKLPDGVQQNATRLNSSLSGKALDEFYKQLDVLCGPEHLGILLRKPDKRKERQLIFNHRQSLLDHIQRETDPAMLLHLSVVVLFQTFTSNIIHAPGKYVPQIITFLKQYLAPESHQLLVRMQDLVIQQMKLQGEDKDSSEVTAELDQLKPQVVDVAIKTKKTSQKQEEEK; encoded by the exons ATGGCAGACTGGGAAGAAGTGAAACGTCTGGCGGCTGATTTTCAGCGAGCCCAGCTGAGCAGCACAAAGCAAAA ATTATCGGAAAGGAATGTGATTGAAATTGTTGCCAAGTTGATGGAGCTAAAGTTAATAGATGTAATTCACACATTGGATGGCAAGGAGTATCTCACTCATCAAGAGTTAGCCAAGGAAGTTCAGGATGAATTGGTTATACATGGAG GGAGGATCAATTTGGTAGACCTGCAGCAGATTCTGAATGTTGATTTTCGACACATTGAAGACAAAGTCACAGAGATGGTAAAACAGGATCGGAGCCTAATGTTGGTTCTAGGTCAGCTCATGGACAG gAACTACCTCGACAGCATGGCAGAAGAAGTGAATGACAAACTCCAGGACAAGGGCTACCTGACAATGGTGGAAATCACTAAACAATACGATTTACCGTCAGACTTTGTGGCATCC CACATTAGAGACAGAGTTGGAAAGATTATAAAAGGAAAGCTGGACTCCCAGGACAAGGACGTGATTTACACAGGAACCTTCATCAACAGAATGAAGTCACAGATCAGGGGAGCTCTTAGTGCGGTCACGAG ACCAACAACTGTCACCATGGTAATGCAGCGATACGGATTCCAAGAAAGGCTCTTCTTCT CTATTTTGGAGGAACACGTTCATACTGGCCGATTGAAAGGAAGTCTGGTGGGCAGACAGGAAAAGATGATATATATTCCTGACATCTACACCAGGGCACAGAATGAATGGGTGGACAACTTCTACAAGCAAAATGGCTACCTAG aATATGACAATTTGGTGCGACTTGGAATCTCTGATCCGAAAACTTTCATTAAGAAGCGATTCAAATCTGACCCCATTGTTTACTTGAAGCGTGTATGTGTGGGTAGTGGTCTGATAGACCAGATTGAGGCTTCGATAGAGGAAGCGGTCAGCACGGACGGGTATTCCGATGTCATG CCTCTGCTGCCGTCCATGTTCTCTGAGGAGGATTGTCATCTTCTGCTCCAGGAGTGCGTCAAGAAGCAGACGGACGCCATTATATGCTGTGATACCATAGTAACCAGTCAGAAATACATATCCAAATGGAAGCAGCCTTTTATGTCTCTAGTCACAGAAAAAGCAGAGAAG GATGCTAGAAGTAACCCACAGCTATTTCTGGCAGAGGAGAAGAAAGGAGCATCATCGAGGTTTGTGATGGAGGAGGGGTCAAAGGAGGACAGGAAAGATCAACGGAAGAAAAAACAAGCTA GTTCAACTAAAAGTGGGGGAGGAAACCAAGGTCGAGAGGTCAAGATGAAGGCCACCAAGAAGAAATACCTTAAAGGCCGTGGGGATCAGGGAGGGGACTCCGACGAGGAGGAAGTGTCACGCCCCCGACACACAGAAATACAGTTCATGACTGTGGAAGAGATCACAGAGGAACTTCAGAAACAATCCGAGTTGCGGGATTGTCCGGAGGACTTCATCACCGAAATCGCTACACAAATACAAAG ACCATTAAACAAAGACTATCAACAGAGGGCTTTAGAGACACTGAGGTCCACAGTGACACAGAGCTCCGGATCAGGGAAGAGGAAGACCCACACTGACCTACAGGAGAGGATCACAGGACTCTGGACCAATGTCCTGCTGTTTGAGAAAGGAACCAAATCTTTCCCAG AGGAGACTGAAGTTCTTCTGACCAAGCATCTACTGAAGACTGTGTGTAGTGACATTACGAACATTATTGTAATTGCTCTTGTGAATGAACACATGTTGTCCACATCTGAAGAGGAGGAAACCTTAACCCCAGAG tCTCGGGCCAAGCTGATCAGTAAACTGCCTGATGGTGTTCAACAGAATGCAACCAGACTGAACAGCTCCCTGAGTGGAAAG GCATTGGATGAGTTTTACAAGCAATTAGACGTACTCTGTGGCCCAGAACACCTCGGAATTCTTCTGAGAAAACCcgacaaacgaaaagaaag ACAACTGATTTTTAATCACCGCCAGTCCCTTCTGGATCATATTCAACGAGAAACAGATCCTGCCATGTTGCTACACCTGTCCGTAGTCGTTCTGTTCCAGACTTTTACCTCCAACATCATTCATGCCCCAGGGAAATATGTCCCCCAAATCATTACCTTTCTGAAGCAATACCTAGCTCCAGAGTCCCACCAGTTGCTTGTACGCATGCAGG ACCTGGTTATTCAGCAGATGAAACTGCAGGGTGAAGACAAGGATAGTTCAGAGGTCACAGCAGAATTAGATCAGCTGAAACCACAGGTGGTAGACGTCGCCATAAAGACAAAGAAAACATCACAGAAACAggaagaagaaaagtga
- the LOC125675504 gene encoding major facilitator superfamily domain-containing protein 8-like → MTELMCNYKPEVSCDSASYLIGRKITDTVVLLEMSQKCRKRLTYFVSGLFFLMGGIEYAVILPTLWLYMKNNFHAQPYFLGLVLSAFSFSALLFSPVIGRCADVFRRPKLLLILCTLWEVVGNIIYFMGISKWFLLGSRLVSGLGAGGEALILAEIGRVTSEEERTGVISILVAMRQLGLVFGPGLNIFLRLSNFYIGPFIVDKYTAPGAFMACMWFLQCLLLIFFFTDFHIVYGNTNTGIQNIEDKNSGQKESTDDKKEVPKLTLKLLYDDYIREEIIVLIALQFNSFFNQLGLETMATPLSQKLLNWGEIENSVMYCLAGVEVVLVFMLVRFLSKKLQDRVMLLFGCAMLTLANCWLLYVVPHSTPDTPQKNIAFFAIGIILDMMSLPFLVVCSISLFSKLTRKDTQGLSQGIRRSVVGVSCIIAPLWAGSTLDKPYIMFGVMIGLLVMSLLMLSISFSKLKSDKHDKKQNDSDKQEDSFNVQNERDQERQPLLS, encoded by the coding sequence ATGACTGAATTAATGTGTAACTACAAACCGGAAGTCAGCTGtgattctgcttcatatttgatCGGTAGAAAGATCACAGACACAGTAGTACTCCTTGAAATGTCTCAAAAATGCAGAAAACGCCTCACATATTTCGTCAGTGGATTATTTTTTCTGATGGGAGGGATAGAGTACGCTGTTATCCTCCCAACGCTGTGGTTATACATGAAGAATAATTTCCATGCCCAGCCGTATTTCCTCGGACTTGTGTTGTCAGCTTTTAGTTTCTCAGCACTTTTGTTTTCACCTGTGATCGGCAGATGCGCAGACGTGTTTAGGAGGCCAAAACTGTTACTTATTCTCTGCACATTATGGGAAGTGGTTGgaaatatcatatattttatggGGAtatccaagtggtttttgttgggcAGCCGACTTGTGAGTGGTTTAGGTGCAGGAGGAGAAGCCTTAATCCTAGCCGAAATAGGCAGAGTCACATCAGAGGAGGAAAGGACAGGAGTAATTTCCATACTTGTAGCAATGAGACAACTGGGACTAGTATTTGGACCAGGACTTAATATTTTCCTTCGTCTTTCAAACTTTTACATTGGACCTTTCATTGTTGATAAATACACTGCACCTGGCGCATTTATGGCTTGTATGTGGTTTTTGCAGTGCCTTTTgctcattttcttttttacggATTTTCACATTGTGTATGGAAATACTAACACTGGAATTCAGAATATTGAAGATAAGAACAGTGGACAGAAAGAAAGTACTGATGATAAGAAGGAAGTCCCCAAGTTGACACTGAAACTCTTGTATGATGACTATATACGAGAGGAAATAATAGTTTTGATTGCTTTGCAGTTCAACAGCTTTTTCAACCAGCTTGGTTTGGAAACTATGGCTACTCCATTGTCTCAGAAATTGCTCAACTGGGGTGAAATTGAGAACAGCGTTATGTACTGCCTAGCTGGTGTAGAAGTGGTCCTTGTCTTCATGCTAGTGAGATTTCTCAGCAAGAAATTACAGGACCGTGTGATGTTACTTTTTGGTTGTGCAATGCTAACATTGGCAAATTGCTGGTTATTATATGTTGTTCCACATTCCACACCAGACACCCCACAGAAAAACATTGCTTTTTTCGCAATAGGGATAATTTTAGATATGATGTCGCTACCCTTTTTAGTTGTATGtagtatttcattattttcaaagcTGACAAGGAAAGATACTCAGGGTCTGAGCCAGGGCATTAGAAGAAGCGTGGTAGGAGTAAGCTGTATCATTGCTCCACTATGGGCCGGTTCAACACTAGACAAACCTTACATTATGTTTGGTGTGATGATTGGACTTTTGGTGATGTCTCTGCTGATGTTATCAATTTCGTTCAGTAAACTGAAATcagataaacatgataaaaaacaaaatgattcGGATAAACAGGAAGATAGTTTTAATGTCCAGAATGAAAGAGACCAAGAGAGACAGCCATTactttcatga